AAGACAGCATCTAAGTTGGCGTTTATTTCTTCATTAGTAAATCTTAAAAAAATAATACAATTTGATTCGATAATTTCTTGTCTAATTCTATCTCTCTCGTTTACATCTATTTTATTATGTATTCCACCATCTACTTCAATAGCTAGATTTACTGTTTTGCAATAAAAATCAACAACGAAAAAACCAATACTTACTTGCCGTCTGAACTTAAAACCTAATTGCATTTTTCTTAAGTGTTGCCAAAGTATTTTTTCAGAATTTGTAGCGTTTTCTCTTAGGTTTTTTCTTATACCTTTCATTTTGCGAAGATATAATTCTTTAGTCATAAATAAAGTATATCATAATTGCTCCCCCTAAGTGGGGAGCTGTCCTGTACCTGAACGAAGTGAATGGTTCAGGGCTGAGGGGGGTATTATACGCGAATGTGTGGCATTAAATATCCATTACAAATTTTTCATATAAAATGACTGCAACTTTCATACTTGTGAATCGATATAGGTACATAGAAATAAATTAAGGTTTAGCAGGAGGAAAGAAAATGGGAGAAGCAGTTAGTTTAGAGCCAAGAAGAGTAGTCGGTGTAGCGCCTGTTGCCAATAATGGCAATAATAGTAGTCAATCTGGTATATCTCAATCAACAGAATTTATTCCTAACCCTGATGTAAAAGTTTCTATGTCAACTAACGCAATAGCTCCTCGTGTAATCGTTGCAAATGCAGTAACTCCTGTAGACGTAGTTAAGCCAGTAAAGCCAGAATTTGTAATGGATATTAGTAAGTATTTCAAAACTACTTTTTTAGATTTAGAAGAAGAGCATATTACGATTCTTACACAACGAGCTATGTTATTGCCTAGATTTTCTTTGGGAGCAAAAACAGTTCCGACACTTCGTTTATTACAAGGGAAGCCAAAGAGCTTAGATGTTTTAGCAAAACAAGCTACCCAATTTACTGAAATGATTAAAGATGAGATGGCAGTAGCATTTAAATATAAGGAAGAACATGGTCCATATCCAGAAGATAGACCTTCGCCAGAATGGATTAAGCAAAATGCAGAATTAATAGCTAAGAAATATGTGTTCTATTATGCTTCACATAAGTTAAAAGAGGATTTTGGTATGGATATGGATTACTTGACTATGCCAATAATAGACCATGATGTAGTGACTGATAAACAAATGTTAGGGGCAGGTTATACAAATTATCCATTAACAATACATTTAGCAAAGTATGATGATTTGTTAAATGAATATACTGGAGTTAGTACTATTGGTAGATTAGGGAAAGAATTAAAGATAGATGGGGTTGAGTTATATAAATTATGGAAAAAGATGGATAAAGCAGGAATAGTAACTGATTATAAGTGGGAATTAAAAGATGATTATGGCAATGTAACAGCTAAGACTAGTAATAAATGGCTAGAAGTTGCTAGTAATGTGAATGTTAAGAAACTAGTTGCAGGCTTAAATGTATCATCTGCATATAACGATAATTTAGTTAATTATCTAACGTCACTACAGAACGGTAAAAAGAGAGATAATTCATTTATTAAAAAATATGAAGATTTAAAAATAAGTTATAGAGATAAGGTATTAGTAGATAATTATTTAGTTATGGGGTTTAGAACTTTGAATGTTGCAGATATGCCTT
This genomic stretch from Candidatus Margulisiibacteriota bacterium harbors:
- a CDS encoding endonuclease domain-containing protein, with the translated sequence MTKELYLRKMKGIRKNLRENATNSEKILWQHLRKMQLGFKFRRQVSIGFFVVDFYCKTVNLAIEVDGGIHNKIDVNERDRIRQEIIESNCIIFLRFTNEEINANLDAVLDEIKNKCTELSAPP